In Populus trichocarpa isolate Nisqually-1 chromosome 16, P.trichocarpa_v4.1, whole genome shotgun sequence, a genomic segment contains:
- the LOC7467615 gene encoding adenylosuccinate synthetase, chloroplastic, translated as MNLSSLRLESNPRWSYHAAHFPAHHGLNPSFRRNFVSCSSIKPSASSSLSVAESFTRDSASRIESLSQVSGVLGSQWGDEGKGKLVDILAEHFDIVARCQGGANAGHTIYNSEGKKFALHLVPSGILNEDTLCVIGNGVVVHLPGLFKEIDGLEANGVSCTGRILVSDRAHLLFDFHQEVDGLREAELAKSFIGTTRRGIGPCYSSKVIRNGIRVCDLRHMDTFPQKLDALLSDVASRFESFKYGPEMLKEEVERYKRFAERLEPFITDTVHFMNESIAKKKKILVEGGQATMLDIDFGTYPFVTSSSPSAGGICTGLGIAPRVVGDLIGVVKAYTSRVGSGPFPTEILGQGGDLLRFAGQEFGTTTGRPRRCGWLDVVALKYVCQINGFSSLNLTKLDVLSEFSEIQIGVSYKQIDGTPVESFPGDLCLLEQLKVDYEVLPGWKSDISSIRKYADLPKAAQQYVERIEELVGVPIHYIGIGPGRDALIYK; from the exons ATGAACCTCTCCTCTCTCCGCCTTGAATCCAACCCTAGGTGGTCCTACCATGCCGCCCACTTCCCGGCCCACCACGGGCTCAACCCCAGTTTCCGAAGAAACTTCGTATCATGCTCGTCCATCAAACCCTCTGCCTCTTCCTCCTTAAGTGTTGCCGAGTCATTCACTAGAGACTCAGCTAGTCGAATTGAATCATTGAGTCAAGTTTCCGGCGTCTTAGGCTCCCAATGGGGTGATGAAGGCAAAGGCAAACTGGTCGACATCTTGGCCGAACATTTCGACATAGTTGCTCGCTGCCAG GGCGGTGCGAATGCCGGTCACACTATTTATAATTCAGAAGGAAAGAAATTTGCATTACACCTTGTTCCTTCTGGAATTCTTAACGAGGATACTCTTTGTGTAATTGGGAATGGGGTTGTTGTCCATTTGCCAGGTTTGTTTAAGGAAATTGATGGGTTAGAAGCTAATGGGGTTTCTTGTACGGGTAGAATATTAGTGTCTGATCGTGCACATCTGTTGTTTGATTTTCATCAAGAAGTAGATGGGCTTAGAGAAGCTGAGCTAGCGAAATCTTTTATTGGGACTACTAGGAGAGGGATTGGACCATGCTATTCGAGTAAGGTGATTAGGAATGGGATTAGAGTATGTGATTTGAGGCATATGGATACTTTTCCGCAAAAGCTTGATGCTCTGTTATCAGATGTTGCTTCGAGATTTGAGAGTTTTAAATATGGTCCTGAAATGCTTAAGGAAGAAGTTGAGAGGTATAAGAGGTTTGCTGAAAGGTTGGAGCCGTTCATTACTGATACAGTACATTTTATGAACGAGTCCAttgcaaagaagaagaaaattttggtTGAAGGTGGTCAAGCTACCATGTTAGATATTGATTTTGGAACTTACCCTTTCGTGACTTCCTCGAGCCCATCAGCTGGTGGGATCTGTACTGGTCTTGGCATTGCCCCCCGAGTTGTTGGTGATCTCATTGGAGTG GTAAAAGCTTACACTTCAAGGGTTGGTTCTGGTCCCTTTCCTACTGAGATATTGGGTCAAGGTGGTGACCTCCTAAGGTTTGCTGGGCAGGAGTTTGGAACAACTACTGGTCGACCTCGTCGTTGTGGTTGGCTTGATGTAGTTGCGTTGAAGTATGTTTGTCAGATTAACGGCTTTTCTTCTCTGAACCTCACCAAACTCGACGTGTTGTCAGAATTCTCTGAAATCCAGATAGGTGTTTCTTATAAACAAATTGATGGTACACCAGTGGAATCATTTCCAGGAGATCTCTGTCTCCTTGAACAATTAAAG GTGGATTATGAAGTCTTACCTGGATGGAAGAGTGATATTTCTTCCATCAGAAAGTATGCGGACCTTCCAAAGGCTGCACAGCAATACGTGGAGAGGATAGAGGAGCTTGTTGGTGTACCTATTCATTACATTGGTATTGGGCCGGGACGTGATGCTCTCATATACAAATAA